Proteins found in one Cytobacillus luteolus genomic segment:
- a CDS encoding GNAT family N-acetyltransferase, with translation MNIFTVETWDDVLWQQAKRIYNEAFGNKDAKSEKIIRNMFDRGIAQLHVMFVETRVVALAITGHLKGENSLIIDYLAVGSSYKQRGYGSNLVNYIGEWAVNEKKINRIFIEVECEETVENLERILFWKKCGFMLTNYVHRYKWVPETYKGMYLLLEGDDVTIKGEDIFDEIGKFHRISFRK, from the coding sequence TTGAACATTTTTACAGTAGAAACTTGGGATGACGTTCTGTGGCAGCAAGCGAAAAGAATATATAATGAAGCTTTTGGAAATAAGGATGCAAAATCTGAAAAGATTATTCGTAATATGTTTGATAGGGGTATTGCCCAGCTCCATGTAATGTTTGTAGAAACTAGAGTGGTAGCACTGGCGATAACTGGTCATTTAAAAGGTGAGAATTCACTAATTATTGATTACTTGGCTGTGGGTAGCAGTTACAAACAACGAGGTTATGGAAGTAATTTAGTAAATTATATTGGGGAGTGGGCAGTAAATGAAAAGAAGATCAATAGAATTTTTATTGAGGTAGAGTGTGAGGAAACGGTGGAGAATTTAGAGCGGATTCTCTTTTGGAAGAAATGTGGTTTTATGTTAACGAACTATGTACACAGATATAAGTGGGTGCCTGAAACTTATAAAGGGATGTATCTTCTGTTAGAAGGGGACGATGTGACAATTAAGGGTGAAGACATCTTTGATGAAATTGGTAAGTTTCATAGGATTTCTTTTCGTAAATAA